The Nitrosomonas sp. genomic sequence CTTCTGAAATCGCCTCGACTCCTCGTGCCTGCATGATTTTTTGATAAATCTGGAAGAATTTTGCCGGATTGTCCTCTTCGCCATCTACCAGGCTGTCAAGATGACGATAGACCAGACGAATAGCTTGTCTGGCCGTCACCAGGTTGGGTGTAGTGGGTTCGAGTTCCTGCTGATACAACGATTTCAGCAGAGATTCGAGATTGCTGGTTACAAACAATATGCCATTCAGTCCCAGCATTTCCAGCATGCCATTTAGCTGATGAGTGTAATAGTGGCAATTTTCAATCTGCTGTAATTCTTCCGGATTATCTCGGAAAGCATCAAGATGGCGAATAATCAGCGTGAAAATCTGTTCGATAGCTTCCCGGATACCGACTACACTGGAAATATTGATTTTGGTTTCAGTACTCATGAAACGGCCTTTATAAGTCTATAGATGAACAAAGTATTTTAAAATTTGCTGTACAGCCTTTCCTCATTAACTTCCTAAACCTTGAAACGGGCAACAGATGCTTTTAGTCTGGTTGCATGGTCAGCGATCTGTTTGATAGATTCAGCATTGCTGGCCGTTCCTTCGGTTGTCTGGCGCGTAATAGCCAGAATGTCTTCCATACTTTTGGTGATTTTGCTGGTAATCAGGGTTTGGCTGCGTGTTGCTGTTGAAATCTCAGCAACCAGCTGCGCCAATTGCTTTGAAACAGTTTCTATCTCTTCCAGCGCATCGCCAGTTGCATTAGCGCGTCGGGTGCCCTCGACCACGCCTGTCGTACTGCGTTCCATCGCGATAATCGTGTCCTGGGTATCTCCACGGATATTGCGGATTAATGTGCTGATTTGCTTGGTGGCCTCAGCTGAGTGTTCTGCCAGGCGCTGTATTTCCTGTGCAATCACCGAGAAACCTTTGCCAGCTTCTCCCGCCGACGCAGCCTGAATGGCCGCGTTTAATGCCAGCACATTGGTTTGCTCGGTAATATCTGATATGAGTGTGACAATTTCGCCAATCTCCTGGGAACTCTCGCCAAGGCGTTTGATCCGTTTGGCCGTTTCCTGAATATAAGTACGAATTTCGTTCATACCATTAATGGCATCTTGAACCGCGCGCGCCCCGCTTTCGGCGGCCTGAAGCGACTGTTTTGAGACTTCGGCGCAGGCATTGGCGGATCTGGATACGGTTTCCAGCGATTCGGCAATCCCCAGCACGGTAATCGTACTTTCTTCAATTTTCTGTGATTGCGCCTGGGCTACGGTAAGTAAGCCGGATGAAATTTTTTCGGCCTGCACGGAAGTATTGATGACATGTGTGCTGGCATAATCTACTTTTTTGACCAAAATTTGCAATTCCTCGATGGTCAGATTGATTGCGTCCGCAATGGTACCGGTCATGTTTTCCGTTACCGACATGCGAGCGGTCAGATCACCATTAGCGGGTTTCTCCATTTCATTAAGCAACTGTAGAATGGCTTGCTGTGTATTCTCGATATCATGTTCTCCTCGTAATAACCTCTCACGCAAGTTACTGGAGAAACAGCGAATAAACAGAACTGCTGCAATGATTGCCAGAGTTAACGATACGGTGATCCATATTGCTTGCCGGGTTTGCAAATCATGGAAATATGTGGTTATACCCTGTTCAATATGACTGAGAGGCTTGCTCAGTTGCTGACTGGCGGTCAGCGATGCTTGTAGGCGCTGCCAGGTATTCACAACCTCAGGGGTCATATCATTCGACAATCGAAGCAATTCCTTCGCGTCATTCAATGCCAGTTCAATATGTAGAGGTATGTTGGCAGATGCTGGTTGATTCAACAAGTCGCCCGTTCTTAATGAACTCAGTAACTCTGTGCTTTCTTTTAGTTTGCCACGCATGATCGTCAACCTGCTGAGGACATCATTCAATGCAAGAGTTCTATCCACGCGATCAGAACCGACTGCTGTAATCAGGGGGGTGGTGGCAGCTATCGCTGATGCCCAAGTTCCCATGGTGTTAACTGTTCCAATTGATTCTGCGCTCCACCGGGCTTGTGTCATCTCGACAGATAATGATTGCAGCTTGTTTTGTAGTCCGTAATGGATTGCAAGAATACGTTTCTCCAGTTCGGTTGCAGGGATCAAAGAATCCCGGTTTGCCAGAGCGGATTGAAAATTGACTTCAGTTGCTCGCCATTGCTGTTCAAAAGTTTCAAATACGCTTGCAGGTAGTAAACCAATAACCGGTTTGAGCTCAATTTCCTGGAGCGCGCCCCCTTGTTGCAGTAATCTAACTTGTTGGCCGAGTTGATTCAAACTCTCCTGCCATTTTGTGAAGGGAAGTCCAGTTTCTTCATTACGCTGTGGCGCAGTATTAACATTCAGTTGTTCGACATGATGGTAAATTTTTATGATGGTTTTCATGTAAGCTGAGTGTTGACGCGCGTGCTGCGCACCAATATGCAACATGAACAAACTCGCCAGCAACAGCATAATAAAGACCACACCTGCAATGCGGATCAAATAAGAAATGTTAAGACCTTTAAACAGCGTCAACATGCGTAACACGGCCTTGTTGTCATTTTGGTTTTAATTAGAGTGGCTGATTCCAAATTCGACGATATTTCGATCATGTAGGCTTCCTGCCAATCACCCCGGATTCAAATCAATAAACATTATGTTGACATAATTGCCAGCGGTATAGAATACCTTTTAATTCCTGGATACAAAAATATAAATGGCTCATAAAAATAATACTTATCGTGGTTTTGATTGTTAATTGATTTCGAGGATTTGAGGTAAACGAGAAACTTTCGAACAACAAGTTTGAGGTAATGTAGAGGTAACACTAACGTAGTAATTTATCTAAAATTAATCTGTTGGAGGGTTCTTTCCTGTTTTCACTGGAGTTACCGGTAGTACGATTTCGGTAAATGAAAAGATTGATGTTGTATGTTGTGCTGAGGGTACGAGTCAAAAAAATGCACGGATGATCAATGTTGAAAAAGGACAAATGTTATGACATCAAAGCAATTGAAGGTAATCAAACCGCTTAAAGATATTAAATTTGCTCGTCATTCTCGAGCTCGAGATGACGAATTTGATGATATCTCTACTGATATGAACAACCTGGCAGTTCTGAATGTTCTGGGAAATGATCTTGGCGGTAAAAATCGACGAAAACTGTGGTCGCTTGACGATGGCGATAATCTGGAGGACTTACGGCAAAAGGATGGAATCAGCGATATTAATCTGAGTCAGCGTGGTGCCCATATCTGGATTACCGATGATGGTAAAGTCGCTTATGCACCGTCGTCCGCCTTGCAGAATGAAGTCAAGGGGCTGGGTGAAGGTCAATTTCTGGAGGATAGTTTCATTTATGCAACTCGACAAGGCGTCGGTCCGTTGCACTGGGCAACAGCCACTGTAAAAATAAGTGGTGTTAACAACGCTCCCGAGCTTACAGGTACCCAAGCAGTGCTGCAGGCAGGAAAGGTAGACATGCCTTACACTCTACTCGCGGCAGATTTATCGACTGGGTATGTCGATCCGGAAAATGATCCGCTCTCAATAACCGGGTTATCGGCTTCATATGGTACATTGACCGAAACCGATAATGGCTGGCTGCTGACACCGGAGACTGGCTATATCGGGCCTGTGATTCTGAATTATCTGATTACCGATGGTCAAAACGGTAGCACTGAAGCTACGCTAAAATTCGACCTTCTACCATCGGATGATGATATTCCTCCCGTACTGGTTTTCAGTTTCCCCTGGAATGATTTTGAAGGGTTCAAAATTGATGCCAATATCGAATTGAACTTCAATGAGGAAGTTAAGGCCGGACAAGGCCGGGTCATTATCAGTAATGGTAACGATGAGCGTATTATCGATATCACAGATACGAGTCAAGTTACATTTCTTGCTGATTATGGAAAATTTGGACCATCAGGAAGGGTCATCATCAATCCAACGGATGACTTAATTGCCGATACAACCTATCACATCCGTCTTGATAGCGGGGTCATAACCGACAAAGCTGGAAATCCATACGAAGGTATCATTGACGATGCCACGCTGAATTTCGGCACAGTATCATCTGCGCCAAGTTTGCAATGGAGCGATCCGTGGGATGATCAGTCAGGATTCAAGGCGGATAATAACATTCAGCTGTTCTTTGACGAGCCGGTGCAAGGTGGGCAGGGCAACATCATTCTGAGCAATGGTAGCGATGTCCGGGTTATTGATATTAGTGATGCCAGTCAAGTAATTTTTGATGCCTGGGGAGGAGTGATTATCAATCCAACCGAAGATCTGGAGGTAGGTAAAAACTATCATGTTCGTATCAGTGAGGGGGCAGTCATCGATCTGGATGGCAATGCTTACGCTGGTATCAATGATGAAGCTATTTTAAATTTCGCAACAACCTCATCCAATCCCGTGTTGGTCAGCAGCAATCTTCCGGGTGATGAGGCTGGCTTTCAGCTTGATGGCGATATGGTTCTGTCTTTCGATGAACCGGTTCAGGCGGGTCAGGGAAATATTATTCTGAGTAATGGCAGCGATACCCGGATTATTGATATTCATGACACCAGCCAGGTGACTTTTAATTTCGGCAAGGTAACTATCAATCCTGCGGAAGATTTGATTGTCGACACTGATTATCATATCCGGATCACGGAAGGCGCAATTGCTGATCTGGCAGGAATACCATTCGCGGGTATTAACGATGAAACCACACTGAATTTCAGGACGATTTCTTCCGGCCCGTTCCTGACGGGTAGCAATCCGTGGGATGGTGCGGAAGAGTTTTCGGCAAACAGTGATATAACACTCTACTTCAGTGAAGTAGTGCAGCCGGGTAACGGTGAAATCACTCTAAGCAATGGAGCAGATATTCGGGCGATCAATATCAATGATGCCAGTCAGGTAACCTTTAACCAGGGTAAGGTAACAATTAATCCGCTCGATGATCTGGTGCCGGATACTAGTTATCACATTCGTATCGGTGAGCATGCCATCGTGGATGCCGCCGGAAATCCGTATGCGGGTATCCATGACGCTACGATACTTAATTTTGCAGTAACCGAGCCTTCTGATGTCATCAGCATTATTGGTGATGTCGAACCCGAGCTGATTTATCTTCCTGGAATCTGGATGACATAGCGAGCCAAGAGGTTGTTCTTCCGTTTGCGGCGGTTCATGGGTTAGGAGGGGTTATATCCCTCAATTCGCGAATCGCCGTTCTTGTTTTTGTGGACTCTTTGCAAGCGATCCCCGGTATAGTAATGACTCGATTTTCCAATCAACTCTCCGCATGGTTACGGACTGCGGCCCAGTATCTGCAAACAGGAAATCTGCCGGAGGCTGAGTCTTTCTGTGCCAGAGTCATTGCCAAGGCACCCGATTATCCTGATGCAATCCATTTAATGGCGGTTATCCACGCCCGTACTCAGCGTTATCAAACTGCCAATACTTTTTTTGCCAGAGCGGCGCATCTCGATCCCAAGCGACCGGATTTTCAGGCGAATTATGCCAATGCGCTCTGGCAGCAAGGTAGGATTGACGAAGCTATGACATATTGTCAGCGCGCTTTGCAGCTCGTCCCGCAGGATCCGGATGCATTAAATATTCTCGGTAATATACAGACAACTCAAAACCGGCTGGCTGCTGCAGCCGAAAGTTTTCAGAAAGCATTGGCGTTAAAGCCAAACCATGTCCAGGTGTTAAATAACCTCGGCAATGTGCTGCAGAGAAGTGGTAAGAATCAGGAAGCGATTGCCTGTTACAAAAAAGCGTTAGCATGGCGACCGAACTATGCAGAGGGGTGGAACAATCTGGGGGCAGCGCTGAAAGCCGTGAATGAAATCGATGAAGCACGGGGATGCTTTGCGCGTGCAATGGAAATCCAGCCTGAATTGTCCCGTGCAGTCTGGAATTATGCGGAAGTTGATATTGTCTGGCTTGAGCAGCTCGAAGGGAACCATTTGTATCTGCGTCGTTATGCCGAACAGGATGCCGATTATTTATATCACTGCTATCAGAATGCGGTATTCATGGCACAGTACAATCACTCGATTCCTCGCCATCAGCCGCCAGAAGAACTGGCTGCACAATTGCGCAGTGCGCAGGTGAAACACCCTTGCCAAAGCAGATCGATTAACTGGATCATTTGTAAAAAAGCTACCGGCCGGCCGGTTGGCTTGGCCAATCTGGCTGAAATACAATTCTTGCATCGTCGTGCCGAATTTCTGATTGGCCTGCCAGATCCTGCTGATCATACAGTGGGTATAGCTTTGGAGGCATCGCTATTGGTCATGGACTTTGTTTTTAATCGGGTGGGACTGAATAAACTTACCGCAGTTGTCTATGATGATAATCCTGTTTCTCAGAAAAATACCCTGAAAATGGGATTTATACAGGAGAGCTATTTACGTGAGCACATTTACGATTCCGCCAGTAAGAAATTTATCCATGTGTATGGAAATGGCATGACTGCCAATAGTTTTCGACATAACGAACGTCTTCCCAAGTTGTCGCGGCGGCTGCTTGGACGTGATGTGACCAGTGTGTCGCAAATTCGGGGAGCATGGAGCAGACTGTACGAGTCACCTGAATGATCTATTATGGCCATGTGTAACGGATAGGTTGATGAATGCTTATTAATCAAGGGAATTTTAGATTTAATTCGAAGATGGT encodes the following:
- a CDS encoding methyl-accepting chemotaxis protein — encoded protein: MIRIAGVVFIMLLLASLFMLHIGAQHARQHSAYMKTIIKIYHHVEQLNVNTAPQRNEETGLPFTKWQESLNQLGQQVRLLQQGGALQEIELKPVIGLLPASVFETFEQQWRATEVNFQSALANRDSLIPATELEKRILAIHYGLQNKLQSLSVEMTQARWSAESIGTVNTMGTWASAIAATTPLITAVGSDRVDRTLALNDVLSRLTIMRGKLKESTELLSSLRTGDLLNQPASANIPLHIELALNDAKELLRLSNDMTPEVVNTWQRLQASLTASQQLSKPLSHIEQGITTYFHDLQTRQAIWITVSLTLAIIAAVLFIRCFSSNLRERLLRGEHDIENTQQAILQLLNEMEKPANGDLTARMSVTENMTGTIADAINLTIEELQILVKKVDYASTHVINTSVQAEKISSGLLTVAQAQSQKIEESTITVLGIAESLETVSRSANACAEVSKQSLQAAESGARAVQDAINGMNEIRTYIQETAKRIKRLGESSQEIGEIVTLISDITEQTNVLALNAAIQAASAGEAGKGFSVIAQEIQRLAEHSAEATKQISTLIRNIRGDTQDTIIAMERSTTGVVEGTRRANATGDALEEIETVSKQLAQLVAEISTATRSQTLITSKITKSMEDILAITRQTTEGTASNAESIKQIADHATRLKASVARFKV
- a CDS encoding Ig-like domain-containing protein, whose translation is MTSKQLKVIKPLKDIKFARHSRARDDEFDDISTDMNNLAVLNVLGNDLGGKNRRKLWSLDDGDNLEDLRQKDGISDINLSQRGAHIWITDDGKVAYAPSSALQNEVKGLGEGQFLEDSFIYATRQGVGPLHWATATVKISGVNNAPELTGTQAVLQAGKVDMPYTLLAADLSTGYVDPENDPLSITGLSASYGTLTETDNGWLLTPETGYIGPVILNYLITDGQNGSTEATLKFDLLPSDDDIPPVLVFSFPWNDFEGFKIDANIELNFNEEVKAGQGRVIISNGNDERIIDITDTSQVTFLADYGKFGPSGRVIINPTDDLIADTTYHIRLDSGVITDKAGNPYEGIIDDATLNFGTVSSAPSLQWSDPWDDQSGFKADNNIQLFFDEPVQGGQGNIILSNGSDVRVIDISDASQVIFDAWGGVIINPTEDLEVGKNYHVRISEGAVIDLDGNAYAGINDEAILNFATTSSNPVLVSSNLPGDEAGFQLDGDMVLSFDEPVQAGQGNIILSNGSDTRIIDIHDTSQVTFNFGKVTINPAEDLIVDTDYHIRITEGAIADLAGIPFAGINDETTLNFRTISSGPFLTGSNPWDGAEEFSANSDITLYFSEVVQPGNGEITLSNGADIRAININDASQVTFNQGKVTINPLDDLVPDTSYHIRIGEHAIVDAAGNPYAGIHDATILNFAVTEPSDVISIIGDVEPELIYLPGIWMT
- a CDS encoding GNAT family N-acetyltransferase — encoded protein: MTRFSNQLSAWLRTAAQYLQTGNLPEAESFCARVIAKAPDYPDAIHLMAVIHARTQRYQTANTFFARAAHLDPKRPDFQANYANALWQQGRIDEAMTYCQRALQLVPQDPDALNILGNIQTTQNRLAAAAESFQKALALKPNHVQVLNNLGNVLQRSGKNQEAIACYKKALAWRPNYAEGWNNLGAALKAVNEIDEARGCFARAMEIQPELSRAVWNYAEVDIVWLEQLEGNHLYLRRYAEQDADYLYHCYQNAVFMAQYNHSIPRHQPPEELAAQLRSAQVKHPCQSRSINWIICKKATGRPVGLANLAEIQFLHRRAEFLIGLPDPADHTVGIALEASLLVMDFVFNRVGLNKLTAVVYDDNPVSQKNTLKMGFIQESYLREHIYDSASKKFIHVYGNGMTANSFRHNERLPKLSRRLLGRDVTSVSQIRGAWSRLYESPE